Proteins encoded in a region of the Diospyros lotus cultivar Yz01 chromosome 9, ASM1463336v1, whole genome shotgun sequence genome:
- the LOC127810412 gene encoding sm-like protein LSM3B isoform X2, whose product MGSEEESAVKEPLDLIRLSLDERIYVKLRSDRELRGKLHAYDQHLNMILGDVEEIVTTVEIDDETYEEIVRVPRASIWEETL is encoded by the exons atgggCAGCGAAGAAGAGAGCGCAGTGAAAGAGCCGCTCGACCTCATCAGGCTTAGCCTGGACGAGAGAATCTACGTCAAGCTTCGTTCTGATCGAGAGCTCCGCGGGAAACTTCac GCCTATGACCAGCATCTAAATATGATACTTGGAGATGTTGAAGAAATTGTGACAACAGTGGAGATTGATGATGAGACCTATGAGGAGATAGTTCGA GTTCCACGTGCTTCCATCTGGGAAGAAACTTTGTGA
- the LOC127810412 gene encoding sm-like protein LSM3B isoform X1 — MGSEEESAVKEPLDLIRLSLDERIYVKLRSDRELRGKLHAYDQHLNMILGDVEEIVTTVEIDDETYEEIVRTNRRTIPFLFVRGDGVILVSPPLRTA; from the exons atgggCAGCGAAGAAGAGAGCGCAGTGAAAGAGCCGCTCGACCTCATCAGGCTTAGCCTGGACGAGAGAATCTACGTCAAGCTTCGTTCTGATCGAGAGCTCCGCGGGAAACTTCac GCCTATGACCAGCATCTAAATATGATACTTGGAGATGTTGAAGAAATTGTGACAACAGTGGAGATTGATGATGAGACCTATGAGGAGATAGTTCGA ACGAACAGGAGGACGATCCCGTTTCTGTTTGTACGGGGAGACGGAGTAATACTGGTTTCTCCGCCTCTGCGGACAGCTTAA
- the LOC127809352 gene encoding uncharacterized protein LOC127809352 — protein MAPYKASYGRKCRTPLCWVETGEVGLVGPEIVQTTTEKIKKIQEKMRISQSRQKSYADQRRRNLEFLVGDKVYLKVSPFKSVIRGKMKGKLSPRYIGPYEILEKIGLVAYRLALPVALSNIHNVFHVSQLRKHEPDPTQVLRNETIEIRNDLTYPEEPVRILDQRDQVLRNKVIPLVKVLWGNHDEKEATWEREEEMKTSYPHLF, from the coding sequence atggctccctaCAAGGCATCATATGGGCGAAAATGCAGGACACCACTCTGCTGGGTAGAAACTGGAGAAGTAGGATTAGTTGGACCCGAGATTGTTCAGACTACTACTGAGAAGATTaagaaaatacaagagaaaatgaggataAGTCAAAGTCGTCAGAAATCATATGCTGATCAACGAAGACGAAACTTGGAATTTTTGGTCGGTGACAAGGTATACTTGAAGGTCTCTCCATTTAAATCCGTGATTCGAGGAAAAATGAAAGGGAAATTAAGCCCAAGATACATAGGACCCtatgagattttggagaaaattggattagtggcttacagattaGCTTTACCTGTGGCATTATCAAACATCCACAACGTGTTTCATGTGTCTCAACTACGGAAACATGAGCCAGACCCTACGCAGGTACTTCGAAATGAGACCATTGAGATACGAAATGATCTAACGTACCCTGAGGAACCAGTTCGAATCTTAGATCAAAGGGATCAAGTCTTAAGGAACAAGGTTATTCCCTTAGTGAAGGTACTATGGGGTAATCATGACGAAAAAGAGGCAACTTGGGAACgcgaagaagagatgaagacttcttatccacatttattttaa